In Massilia sp. METH4, the genomic window TCCATTACGTTCGTCGCGGCCGCCCTGTCCGGCTGCGGCGCCGACTCGCCGCCCAAGAAGGCGTCCGCCGCGCCCGTCGTTTCCACCGTCACCGTCGAGCGCAGCAGCGTGCCGCTCGCGCTCGAACTGCCCGGCCGCACCGCGCCGTTCCTTCTGGCCGAGGTGCGCGCGCGGGTCGACGGCATCGTGCAGGATCGCCGCTTCGTCGAGGGCGCGGATGTGCGCAAGGGCGATCCGCTGTACCTGATCGATCCAGCCCCGTACCGCGCGGAACTGGCGAGCGCCCAGGCCACGCTGCAGCGCGCCAAGGCGAACGTGGTCAGTACCACCGCTCAACTGGAGCGCTACAAGGTGCTGGTGGGCGGCAATGCCGTCAGCAAGCAGGCGTTCGACAATGCCCAGGCGGCGCAATTGCAGGCGGCCGCCGACGTGGCCGCCGCCGAGGCGGCCGTGACCACGGCCCGCATCAACCTGGGCTATACCAGCGTCACGGCGCCGATCAGCGGGCGCAGCAGCGTATCGCAGGTCACGCAGGGCGCCTACGTGCAGGGCGGCTCGGCCACGCTGCTGACGACGATCCAGCAGCTCGATCCCATGTACGTGGACTTGCAGCAGTCGAGCGCCGAAGGCCTGGCGCTGCGGCGCGACATCGCCAACGGCAGCCTGAAGCTGGAAGGGACCGGCAAGGCCCGGGTGCGCCTGAAGCTGGAAGACGGCAGCACCTACGAACACCCCGGCGTGCTGGAGTACAGCGGCGTCACGGTGGACCGGGACACGGGCTCGGTGACCCTTCGGGCCCGCTTCCCGAACCCGGACAAGCTGCTGCTGCCCGGCATGTTCGTGCGCGCCAGCGTGGACCAGGGGGTGCGGCAGGGCGTGGTGCGCGTGCCCGCGCCGGCCGTGACGCGCACCCCGCAGGGCGAGGCGACCGTGATGCTGGTCGGCGCCGACAACAGGACGCAGGTGCGCACCGTGCAGGCGAGTTCCCTGGTCGACGGCCACTGGCTCGTGGAGCATGGCCTGAAGGATGGCGAACGGCTGATCGTGAGCGGGGTGCAGAAGCTGAAACCGGGCATCGTCGTCATGCCGCGCACCGTGCCGGCCTCGAGCATGGCCGCGGCACCCGCGGCCACCAGCCCCGCTCCAGCGCGCTGAGGTGACGACGCATGGCTAAATTCTTCATCCAGCGGCCGATCTTCGCGATCGTGATTTCGCTGCTGATCATGCTGGTGGGCGGCATCGCGCTGTACAAGATGCCGGTCGAGCAGTATCCGCCCGTCTCGCCGCCCGCGGTGCAGATCCAGGCCACCTTCCCCGGCGCCTCGGCCGAGACGATGGCCAACACCGTGGTGCAGGTGATCGAGCAGCAGATGACGGCGATCGACAACCTGCTGTACATGACCTCGACCACCGACGACACGGGCCAGTCCACTACCACCCTCACGTTCGCGCCCGGCACCGATCCGGACATCGCCCAGGTGCAGGTGCAGAACAAGCTGCGCTCGGCCGAACCGCGCCTGCCCAGCGAGGTGCAGCAGTCGGGCCTGCGCGTGACGAAATCGACGAGCGACTTCCTGATGGTGGCCGCCTTCGTTTCCGAAGACAACAGCATGACCAAGTTCGATATCGCCAACTACGTGGCCTCGAACATCCAGGACCCGCTGTCGCGCATTCCCGGCGTGGGCAGCATGAACGTGTTCGGCACGCAGTACGCGATGCGCATCTGGCTCGATCCCGTCAAGTTGACGAGCTACGCGCTTACGCCGCTGGACGTGAACCGCGCGATCCAGGCCCAGAACGTGCAGATTTCCGGCGGCCAGCTGGGCGGCTCGCCCGCGGTGGCCGGCCAGACGCTGTCCGCCACGATCAACCAGGCCAGCCTGCTGCGCACGCCCGAGGAATTCCGCCGCATCCTGCTGAAGGTGCAGCCGGATGGTTCGGCGGTGCGTATCGGCGACGTGGCGCGCGTGGCCCTGGGGCCGGAGAACTACAACGTGGACGTGCGCTACAGCGGCAAGCCCGCTTCGGGCATCGGCATCCAGCTGGGTCCCAACGCGAATGCGCTGACGACGGCCGACGCCGTACGCGCGCGTCTTGCCGAGCTCTCGGAATTCTTCCCGCACGGCCTGAAGGTCGTGTACCCGAACGACGTGACGCCGTTCATCGAAGTGTCGATCCATGAAGTGGTGGTGACGCTGTTCGAGGGCATCGCGCTGGTGTTCCTCGTGATGTACCTGTTCCTGCAGAATTTGCGCGCCACGCTGATCCCGTCGATCACCGTGCCGGTCGTGCTGCTCGGTACCTTCGGCATCATGTCGGCGCTGGGCTTCACCGTGAACACGCTGTCGATGTTCGGCCTCGTGCTGGCCATCGGCCTGCTGGTCGACGATGCAATCGTGGTCGTCGAGAATGTCGAGCGCGTGATGCACGAGGAAGGCCTGGAGCCGTATGAAGCCACGGAAAAGGCGATGAGCCAGATCACCAGCGCGCTGGTGGGCGTGGCTCTCGTGATCTCGGCGGTGTTCGTGCCGGTGGCCTTCTCCAGCGGCACCGTGGGCGCGATCTACCGCGAATTCTCGCTCACCGTCGTGGCCTCCATGCTGCTGTCCGTATTCATCGCGCTGACGCTCACCCCCGCGCTGTGCGCCACGCTGCTCAAGCGCCCGGACCCGGATCACTACGAGAAAGGCGGCTTCTTCGGCTGGTTCAACCGCGGCTTCGATGCGAGCCGCGACCGCTACCTGGGCGGCGTTGCCGCCGTCGTGCGCCGGCGCTGGCTGTGGATGGCGCTGTACGCCGTGCTGATCGGCGCGGTCGCCTTCCTGTTCCTGCGCCTGCCCGGCGGCTTCCTGCCGAAGGAAGACCAAGGTTATATGTTCGTGCAGGTGCAGACCCAGCCGGGCAACACGCTGGAAACCACCGGCAAGGTGCTGGAGGAAATCAACCAGTACCTGCTGAACGAGGAAAAGGCGATGGTCGATTCCACCTTCGCCACCATCGGCGCCAGCCAGCCGAACCGGGGCCAGAACCAGGGCCGCCTGTTCGTGCGGCTCAAGCCCTGGGACGAGCGCACGGCCGACGACCTTTCGGTGGGCGCCCTCTCCGCGCGCATCTCGGCGCGCTACGGCGATTACCAGGGCGCCCAGGTGACGGCAGTGGAGCCGCCGCCGATCCGCGGCCTGGGTTCGGCCACCGGGTTTTCGCTGCAGATGCAGGACCGCGGCGGCCTCGGCCACGAGGCGCTGGCCAAGGCCCGCGACCAGCTGCTGGAGCTGGCGAAGAACGAGCCGGCGCTGGCCCGCGTGCGCTTCTCCGGCCAGGCCGACAACGCGACGTACAAGATCGACATCGACCGCGAAAAGGCCGCGGCACTGGGCGTTTCGCTGACGGACGTGGACCAGACCTTCTCCACGGCCTGGGGCTCGCGCTACATCAACAACTTCCTCGATACCGACAACCGCATCAAGCGCGTGTACGTGATGGCCGATGCGCAGTACCGCATGAACCCGGAAGATATCCGCTACCTGCACGTGCGCAACGCGGCCGGCACCATGGTGCCCTTCTCCGCCTTCGCCAGCGCGCGCTGGACCTGGGGCGCGCCGGCCGTGCAGCGCTACAACGGCATCGCCTCGGCCGAGATCCTCGGCCAGCCGGCGCCCGGCCACAGCACGGGCGAGGCGATGAAGATCATGGAACGCCTGATGGGAGAACTGCCGGAGGGGATCGGCTACGAATGGAGCGGCATCTCGCTGCAGGAATCGCAGGCCGGCGCGCAGGCACCGCTGCTGTACGGCTTGTCGATCCTCGTCGTGTTCCTGTGCCTTGCGGCGCTGTATGAAAGCTGGGCGATCCCCATCTCGGTCATCATGGTGGTGCCGATCGGCGTGCTGGGCGCGCTCGGCGCGGCCACGCTGTTCGGGCTGGAAAACGATGTGTTCTTCCAGGTCGGCCTGCTGACGACCATCGGCCTGTCGGCCAAGAACGCGATCCTGATCGTGGAATTCGCCCGCGAACTGCAGATGGAAGGAAAAGGCGTGATGGAAGCGGCGATGGAAGCGGCCAAGCTGCGCCTGCGGCCAATCCTGATGACGTCGATGGCCTTCATGCTCGGCGTGCTGCCGCTGGCGCTCGCCAGCGGCGCCGGCGCCGGCAGCCAGAACGCGCTGGGCATCGGCGTGATCGGCGGCATGCTCACGGCCACCTTCCTGGCCACCTTCATGATCCCGCTGTTCTTCGTGCTCATCGCCGGCAAGTTCAGGGAAAGGCGGCGCACGCACCAACCGGCCGTGACCGCGACCATCGGCCAGGAGGTGAATTGATGATCCGCATGACGAAACTGACGTGCATCGCCGTCACCGCCGCGCTTGCCTCCGGCTGCGCACTGCAACCGGCCTACGAGCGGCCCGCCGACGCGGCACCCGCCGCCTACCCGACGGGACCGGCCTATGCTTCGGCCAACACGGCCAACACGACGGCTGCCGCCGACACGGGCTGGCGCGATTTCCTCGTCGATGAACGCCTGCGCCAGCTGGTGGGCATCGCGCTGGCCAACAACCAGGACTTGCAAATTGCCCTGGTGCGCGTCGGCCAGGCGCGCACGCAGCTGCAATTGCAGCGCAGCGCCGCCCTGCCCCAGGTGGACGTGGAAGCTTCCGGCACCCGCGGCAAGAGCGCAACCACGGGCAACGCGACCCACGGCAATTTCGCCGGCCTGGGTGCGGCGTGGGAAGTCGACCTGTTCGGCCGGCTGCAAAGCCTCACCGATGCGGCGCGCGAACAGTACCTGGCCACGGCCTACGGCCGGCAAGCCGCGCACATCCTGCTCGTGGCGCAGGTGGCCGAGCAATACCTGGCCATGCTGGCCTACGAGGAACAGCTGGCCGTGACCGGCGAAACGCTGGCGACGGCGCGCGAGTCGTACCGCATCGTCAAGCTGCAATTCGATACCGGCACCGTCTCGGAGCTCGATGAGACGCTGGCGCGCGGCACGGTGGAACAGGCGCTCGCGAACCACGCGGCGCAGCAGCGGCTGCGCGCCCAGGCGGAAAACGCGCTGGTGCAGTTGCTGGGCCAGCCGCTGCCGCCGGCCAGCGGCCCCGCGACGCCGCTGGACCGGCTGCCGCTGCTGGCCGACGTGCCGGCCGGCCTGCCCTCCGACCTGCTGCTGCGCCGGCCGGACGTGCTGCAAGCCGAGGCGCTGCTGCGCGCCGGGTACGCGAACATTGGCGCGGCGCGCGCGGCGTTCTTCCCGTCCATCCAACTGACGGCCAGCGCGGGCACCGCCAGCGCCGCCTTGAGCAGGCTGTTCGACGCGGGCACCGGCGTATGGTCGTTCGCGCCCAGCCTGGTGCTGCCTCTGTTCGACGGCGGCGCGCGGCAGGCGAACCTGGAAAATGCCCGCCTCGCGCGCGACATCGGCGTGGCCCAGTACCGGCAGTCGGTACAGGTCGCGTTCCGCGAAGTGGCGGACGGCCTGGCGGCGCGCGGCACCTACGGCACCGAGCTAGAAGCCCGCCGCCGCGACGTGGCCGCCCAGCAGCGCCGGCTGGAACTGGCCGAGCTGCTGTATTCGAGCGGCACCGGCGACTACCTCGGCGTGCTGACGGCGAAGACGGACCTGTACAATGCGCGCATTGCGCTGATCGCCGCGCGGCAGAACCAGCTCGCGGCCCTCGTGGGCCTGTACCGCGCACTGGGCGGCGGGTGGCTCGAACGCACCGGCGAGACGCCGGCGCGGGCGGATGCCGGCGTAGTCATTCCCGCCAGCTGAGACATCCACCGAAAACCGGTGTCGCACACCATTTCGCCAGAGCGAAATGGTGTGCGACACCAGGGGCGGCTGCTTTGGTGTCGTACACCTTTTCCGGGGCTTCATCCGGAAAAGGTGTACGACACCGGTTTTCCCCTGAAGAACCCCGAACAAGATGAAACTCCTCCTCGTCGAAGACAACGAGCGCGTCGCCCGCTTCGTCAAGAAAGGCCTGGCCGAAGCCGGCCACACGGTCGACCACGCCGATAACGGCCGCGATGGCATGTACCACGCCGTGAGCGAACCCTATGATGCGATCGTGATGGACCGCATGCTGCCAGGCGGGATCGACGGCCTGGCCATCGTGGAAGCGCTGCGCCAGCAGGGCAACCGTGTGCCGATCCTGATCCTTTCGGCGCTCGACGGCGTCGATGACCGCATCCTCGGCCTGAAAAGCGGCGGCGACGACTACCTGGTGAAACCGTTCGCGTTCGGCGAGCTGCTCGCCCGCCTGGACGCGCTGCTGCGCCGGTCGCAGCACCAGGCGGTGGAAACGTCGATCACCGTGGACGACCTTACCGTCGACATGCTCGCCCACAAGGTCACGCGCGCCGGCAAGCCGGTCGCCCTGCAGCCGCGCGAATTCAAGCTGCTCGAATACCTGATCCGCCACGCCAACCAGGTCGTCACGCGCACCATGCTGCTGGAGAATGTGTGGGACTACCACTTCGACCCGCAGACCAATGTGATCGACGTCCACATCAGCAAGCTGCGCCAGAAGATCGACGCGGGCTTCGACAAGCCGCTGCTGCGCACCGTGCGCAATGCCGGCTACATGCTGACCGACCAGCCGTGAGCTTGCCGCGATGCTGAGGCTGCCCGGCTTTTCCGCCCGCACGATCGCGATCGGCTACGCGCTCGTGAGCCTGCTGGTGCTGGCCATGTTCGCCGGCCCGCTGTGGCACGCGTGGCATACGAATATCCAGGAAGTGCGCACCGGGTTGCTGAACTCCGATGCGCAGCGCCTGGCCAACCTGTTCAACCGCAACGGCCCGTTGGCGCTGGCCGCCGCCATCGAGAGCCAGGTGGTGGGCGTCAACGACGGTGTACGCAAGATCATGCTGTTCACGGCGCCGAACGGCGTGAAACTGGCCGGCAACCTGCCCGGCTGGCCGGACGGCTTGCCGGAACGCGACGGCGCCGGCTCGGCCACGATCCACCTCGACGGCGTGCCGCGCCGCATCGAGCTGGTACGGGTGACCTTCGCCAGCGGCCACCGCCTGCTCATCGCCAGCAACCTGAACCGCTTCGACGAGCTGGAGCGCCTGTTCGTGTTTGGCCTGCTGGCGTGCGCGTTCACCGTGCTGGCCGGGGCAGCGCTGGGGGGCGTGATGATCCGCCGCGCCCTGCTCGCGCGCGTGCAGGGCATCAGCCAGACGACGGCCGCCATCATCGAAGGCAAGCTGTCGCGCCGGCTCGCCGAGCCGCACGATGGCGACGAGCTGCAATTGCTCACGCGCACCGTGAACCGCATGCTGGACCAGATCGAGCACCTCGTGACGGGCGTGCAGGACGTGTCGAACGCCATCGCGCACGACCTGCGCACGCCCCTGTCGGAGCTGCGTGCCCGGCTCGAGGAACTGGCCGTCACGCGCCCGAACGAAGAGGAGACGTTCGCCGAGATCGATGCCGCGATCGACGACGTCGACCGCGTGATGAACATCTTCAACGCACTGCTGCGCCTGGCCGAAATCGACAGCGGCAGCCGGCGCAACGGGTTCAAGCAGGTGGACGTGACGAGCCTGGCGGCCGAAGTGGTCGAGTTCTACACGCCGGTCGCGGAGCTGAAGAACATCACGCTGGGCTTCGCGCCGGGCAAGCCGTTGCAGGCCGTGGGCGACCCGGTCCTCCTCGCGCAGGCACTGGGCAACCTGGTCGAAAATGCGCTGAAGTTCGCACCCGAAGGGGGCACGATCGGCGTCTCGGCGCACAAGGCGCAGCGCGACGTGTTGGAGATCGTGGTGGCCGACAATGGCCCCGGCATCCAGGAAGACGAGCGGCCCCGCGTAGTCGAGCGCTTCTATCGCGGCGATGTGAGCCGGGGCACGCCGGGCGTCGGACTGGGCCTGAGCGTGGTTTCGGCCGTCGCCCGGCTGCATGGCGGCGCGCTGCTGCTGGCCGATAACCGGCCGGGCTTGCGTGCCACCTTGCAGGTGGCGGTCAGCCCGGCTGGTGGGATGCAGTGTTAGGCGGCGCTGCCGCTACTTTGGCTGGCGGCAGTGCGGCGGTAGCCAGGCAGGCTGCCTTCAGTCCGCGACCCTGTCCCGCCCCTCTTCCTTCGCCCGATACAGCGCTGCATCGGCGGCTTCGACCAGCAGTCGCGCCGATTCGGCCGGCCCGGGCCGGAACGATGCCACGCCGGCGCTGATCGTGACGATGCCCTTGCCGTTCGCCGGATGCGGCAGCGCCAGCGCGCCGACGGCGGCGCGGGCTGCCTCGGCGACCTGCCGGGCACCCGCCCTGTCGGTGTCCGGCAGCACGATCGCGAACTCCTCGCCCCCGAACCGCGCGGCGAGGTCGGCCGGCCGGTGGACGGCCGTCGCGATCGCGGCCGCGACCCGGCGCAGGCAATCGTCACCAGCCGCGTGGCCGAGCGAGTCGTTGTAGCGCTTGAAGAAATCCACGTCGATCATCACGAGGGCGACGCTGCCGCCTTCCCGCGCCGCGCGCCCCACCTCGGACGCCAGGCGCTCGTCCAGGCTGCGGCGGTTCGCCAGGCCCGTCAGGGCGTCGCTGTGGGCCATGCGGTCCAGCGCCGCATTCTTGGCTTCCAGGTCCGCCTGGGCGAGCCGCAAGCGCATTTCCAGTTGCTGCTTGTGGCGGATGTGCGCCAGCAGCCAGCCACCCAGTGCGTACAACGTGGCCAGCATGAAGACGATGGCGGCCGCTTCCTGCCGCGTGACCGTCCACCAGTCGGCCAGGATCTCATCCTTGGCCAGCGCGGCCACCACGACGACCGGGTAATCGGCCAGGCGGCGATAGCTGATCATGCGTTCGGCGCCGTCGAAGTCTGTCGCCAGCATCACCGTATCGCGCGCGCTGCCGGTCTGCCGCATGTGCTCGAACAGCGGCGAGTTCGCCACGGAAGTGCCCACGCGGTCCTTCCCGGAGCGGCTCCCGATCACCACCGTGCCGTCCTTCATCGCCAGGAGCATGGCGCCTTGTTTGCCGACGGCGAAGCGGCGGAAATAGCGCTCGAAGTAACTCACCGGAATGGTGGCCAGTACGATCCCCGCGAAGTTGCCGTTACGGTCATCGAAGCGGCGCGACAGCGTGACCTCCCATTCGCCGTCGGTCCGGCTGACGATCGGCGGCCCGACGTGCACCTCGCGAGTCGCGTGCTCGCGGTGATGGGCGAAATAGGGCCGGTCGCCGATGGTGACGTGCCACGCCGGGCGCTTGTCGGAAGAAATCAGCAGTTCCCCACGCGCGCCGTACACGAACATGCCGTGCAGCGCCGAGTTCTTCTTCCCCAGCCGGGTCCGCATGTAGTCGCGAAGCCGGATCCGCTCCGCCGCTTCGGCAATGCCATCTGTCTCGACGCGTTCGACGAGGCCGTCGATCAGCCACGAAACGGTGTTCAGGGTACCTTCGGCATGCTCGTCGGCCGCCAGCGCGATGTTTTCCACGGCCACCGCGCTCTGGCCCAGCTGGCTTTTCCATGCCGTGTAGCGGCTCCAGGTTTCGATGACAGTGAAGAAGAACGTGACCGCACACAGGATCGACACGGTCGCCCGTGCCGCCGCGGAGCTCGGCTTCGGAGCGTAGCCCAGGGCGGCGGCAGGAACGGCATGGGACTTGGCAGGCAAGCTGATCGAGTGGGACACGGCGGCGAAATAAAGGCTGAACGATGATTTCGGCGTTTTTTCGGCCGTCCAGCCGGCAGGATAGCATGGCTGCCGGGCGCGGCAATGCGGCAGGAAACCATTGTATCCCATTGGCAACACCAACAACCGGACATCCGTTGCCGGCCTGGCATGACGAAGCCTCAGAGGCTCTGGGGGACCTTGGCGACTTGCCGTTTCCCGCTCTCCCGGAAATCGGCAAGCGCGATTTCCGCTTGCCATACCGCGGCGTCGCGCTGGAACGTGATGTGCAGCCGCCCGTCGGCAACGCGGCGGGACAGTACGCGCACGCCGCGCAGCACGGTCGTCAGCTCCTTGCCGTCGGGCCGGGCCAGCCCCACGTCGACCGGGCCGCCATGCGTTGCCGATTGGCTGCCGGCCCGAATGGCGTTGAATTCGACATAGATCGCCAGCGTTTCCGAGTCGTTGGCATCGCGGCTCGCTTCCGGCAGTTCATGCAGTGCATGCACGATGTTCTTGTGGTCCTTGAACAGCCACCGGCCCGTGGTCTCACCATCGCTGATAAACAGAACGTTGCGTGCAACGTCCTTTCGCCGGCTGCCATAGCTGCCCACCGAACCTGTGCTGGTGATCAGCCGGAGCATGTCGGTCCGCGCCGATTCGATGCGCTCGGCGTCGGTGAAGTCCAGGTCCACCGTCTCGCTCTCTCCGGCCGCAGTATCCACGACCTGGGGCGGCGCGGTGGGACCGGTCGGCGCGCTCGGGCGACTTTCCCACCACAAGAACGCCATGAAACCCGCGCCGGCCAATAACAGCAGCGACAGGACAACGCTGTTCAAACGCCTGATGAAGTTGAAGAACCGGTCGGTCCGGCTGGGTGGGGAAGTCATCGGCCGACCACCGCGAACGCGACGATGGCAATGCCGGCAACGAGGAGCGCGCCAGCGGCCATGCGCATGGCGCGGTATCGTTTCATCACCAGTGGACCGGCGATTTGCAGAATCAGGTCGAGCAAGAAATTTCTCCTTCCGATGGGATTGTTGTCGATCATATACTGCCCAGCAGAACTTCTCAAAACGGTGCCCTGGCGACGCCCTCGCGCTAAACGCCCAGCCATCGCAGCAGCAGCGGGATCAAGCCCGGTGCCAGCAAGGCCGTCACCACCCCGTTCAACCCCATCCCCAGCCCGGCAAACGCGCCCATCTCCGCACTGACCTGGAAGGCTCTCGCGGTGCCGATGCCGTGCGACGCCACGCCCAGCGCGAAGCCGCGCACCTCGTGCGAGGCGATCTTCATCCAGCCGAACAGGAAGCGCGCCGTGACCGCGCCGAAGATGCCCGTGCCGATCACCAGCACGGCCGTCAGCGACGGCAGGCCGCCCAGCCGTTCCGAGACGGCCATGGCGATCGGCGTGGTGGCCGACTTCGGGCCGATCGAGCGGGCCAGTTGCGCGGAGCCGCCCAGCGCCACGGTGATGCACACGGCCGATGCGATGGCCGTGACGGAACCGCACAGCAGTGCCACCGACAGCGGCGCGAAGGCGCGCCGCAGGCGCGGCAACTGGCGCACCAGCGGCACGGCCAGCGCCACGGTGGCGGGGCCGAGCAGGAAGTGCACGAACTGGGCGCCGGCAAAGTAGCGCTCGTACGACATGCCGGACAGCCACAGGGCCGCGCAAACGAAGGCGATGGCGATCGCCACGGGGTTTGCCAGCGGCGAGAACTTGCAGCGCGCGTAGATGGCTTGCGCCACCGCGTAGGCGCACAAGGTCAGCGTAAGCCCCAGCAGCGGCGAGGCGCTGAGGTAGACCCAGAAGGAACGCAGTTCGGCCAGCTCAAACATCGCGGTCCTTCGGCATCAGCGCGCGCAGCACGAGGGCCGTTACGGCCAGCGTCAGCAGCGTGCTGCCCGCCAGGCCCGCCAGCAGTGCCAGCCAGTGGCCGCTGCTGGACGATGCCGCCGCCACGATGCCCACGCCGGCCGGCACGAACAGCAGCGACAGGTGGCGCAGCAATTCGTTGGCATCCCTCTCGATGCGCTCCAGCAGGGCCGGCGAGGCCACCAGCGCCCCGAACAGCAGCAGCATGCCGGCCACCGGGCCGGGAATGGGCAGGTGCAGCACATAGACGATGCCCTCCCCCAGGCACTGGAACAGCAGCAGGATGGTGAAACTGACGAGCATTGGTCTTCCTTCCAGATCTCAAGTATGACGAGCGTAGCAAAATCTATTCGCCGAACGCGTCCGCCACCAGCGTGCGCAGCCAGCGGTTGCCTTCGTCCTGGTTGTAGCGCCGGTGCCAGAACACGTTCGTTTGCAGCGCCGCCAGCCGCAGCGGCGACTTCACGTACACGAGGCCGAACGGGGCGGCGGCCCGCTCGGCCAGTTTCTGCGGCACCGTCACCACCAGGTCCGTGGTGCTCACGATATAGGGCGCGGCCGAGAAATGCGGCACCGAAAAGCTGGCGGAGGCGAGGATGCCCGCCTTTTGCAATGCGGTGTTGATGCGGTCGTAAGGGCTTTCCAGCGCCGCCACGACCAGATGCCGCGCGGCGGTGAAACGCTTCATCGTCAGCGGTTCCGCCGCCAGCGGGTGGCCGGTCCGGAACAGGCTCACGTACTCCTGCCGGAACAGGCGGCGCTGATACAGCGCGCCGGGCGCGTCGTCGAAGGCGCCGATGGCCAGGTCGATGCGGCCCGCCTCCATCTCGGCACGCAAGACCGCCGTGCCCACCCGCACGGAGGCGATCTGCACGCCCGGCGCGACAGCGCCGCACAACTCGATGAGGCGGGGCATGAAGTACACCTCGCCCACGTCCGTCATCGCGATCGTGAAGCGGCGGCGGCTGCCCGCCGGGTCGAAGGCCTGCGCCGGTGCCAGCGCCTGTTCCAGGTGCGACAGGGCCGCGGCCACCGGTTCGGCCATGCGTTCGGCATAGGGGGTCGGCTGCATGCCGGTCGCGGTGCGCACGAACAGTTCGTCGCCGGTGGCGCGGCGCAGGCGCGCCAGTGCATTGCTGACCGCCGATTGCGTCAGGCGCAGTCGCCGCGCCGCGGCCGAGATCTGCCGCTCGCGGAACACTTCCTGGAACACCAGCAGCAGGTTCAGGTCCAGCTCGCGCAATTCCATCGTGGGGTTGCCGCTCTATTGATATCGTAAATAAAGCGCATTTTCTCATTCACCGCGCAAATGGTCTACAGTGCCGTTCACGCATTCCAATCCCAGGAGACGACGTGAACACGACCGACCTGCACCCCGGTTACCTGTCCGGCTTTGGCAACGAATTCGCCACCGAGGCGCTACCCGGTGCCCTGCCGCCCCACCGCAACTCGCCCCAGCGCGCCGCCTACGGCCTGTATGCCGAGCAATTGTCGGGCACGGCCTTCACGGCTCCGCGCGCGCACAACCGCCGCAGCTGGCTGTATCGCATCCGCCCGGCCGCCGTCCATCAACCCTTCACCCGCACCGACAACGGCCGCATCGTGAGCCGGTTCGACGAAGTGCCCGTGCCGCCGAACCAGCTGCGCTGGGACCCGCTGCCGCCGCCCGTCGCGCCCACCGACTTCATCGACGGCTGGGTGACGATGGCCGGCAATGCCGGCGTGGCGATCCACCTCTACGCGGCGAACAAGCCGATGGAAGGCCGCTACTTCTACGATGCCGACGGCGAATTGCTGATCGTGCCCCAGGAAGGCCGGCTGCGCATCGCCACCGAATTCGGCATCGTCGACGTGGAACCGCAGGAAATCGCCGTGATCCCGCGCGGCGTGCGCTTCCAGGTCACCTTGCCCGACGGCGCGGCGCGCGGCTACCTCTGCGAGAACTTCGGCGCCCTGCTCCAATTGCCCGACCTGGGTCCGATCGGTTCAAACGGCCTGGCCAATCCGCGCGATTTCCTGACGCCCCAGGCCGCCTATGAAGACCGCGAGGGCGACTTCGAGCTGGTCGCCAAGTTCGCGGGCAACCTGTGGCGTGCCGACGTCAAGCACTCGCCGCTCGACGTGGTCGCTTGGCACGGCAACTACGCGCCCTACAAATACGACTTGCGCCACTTCAACACGATCGGCTCGATCAGCTACGACCACCCCGACCCGTCGATCTTCCTCGTGCTGCAGGCGCCGAGCGACACGCCGGGCGTCGATACGCTGGACTTCGTGATTTTCCCGCCCCGCTGGCTGGCCGCCGAGAACACTTTCCGCCCGCCCTGGTTCCACCGCAACGTGGCCAGTGAATTCATGGGCCTGATCGCCGGCGAATACGACGCCAAGGCCGAGGGTTTCCGCCCCGGCGGCGC contains:
- a CDS encoding response regulator transcription factor codes for the protein MKLLLVEDNERVARFVKKGLAEAGHTVDHADNGRDGMYHAVSEPYDAIVMDRMLPGGIDGLAIVEALRQQGNRVPILILSALDGVDDRILGLKSGGDDYLVKPFAFGELLARLDALLRRSQHQAVETSITVDDLTVDMLAHKVTRAGKPVALQPREFKLLEYLIRHANQVVTRTMLLENVWDYHFDPQTNVIDVHISKLRQKIDAGFDKPLLRTVRNAGYMLTDQP
- a CDS encoding HAMP domain-containing sensor histidine kinase; this translates as MLRLPGFSARTIAIGYALVSLLVLAMFAGPLWHAWHTNIQEVRTGLLNSDAQRLANLFNRNGPLALAAAIESQVVGVNDGVRKIMLFTAPNGVKLAGNLPGWPDGLPERDGAGSATIHLDGVPRRIELVRVTFASGHRLLIASNLNRFDELERLFVFGLLACAFTVLAGAALGGVMIRRALLARVQGISQTTAAIIEGKLSRRLAEPHDGDELQLLTRTVNRMLDQIEHLVTGVQDVSNAIAHDLRTPLSELRARLEELAVTRPNEEETFAEIDAAIDDVDRVMNIFNALLRLAEIDSGSRRNGFKQVDVTSLAAEVVEFYTPVAELKNITLGFAPGKPLQAVGDPVLLAQALGNLVENALKFAPEGGTIGVSAHKAQRDVLEIVVADNGPGIQEDERPRVVERFYRGDVSRGTPGVGLGLSVVSAVARLHGGALLLADNRPGLRATLQVAVSPAGGMQC
- a CDS encoding diguanylate cyclase — protein: MGYNGFLPHCRARQPCYPAGWTAEKTPKSSFSLYFAAVSHSISLPAKSHAVPAAALGYAPKPSSAAARATVSILCAVTFFFTVIETWSRYTAWKSQLGQSAVAVENIALAADEHAEGTLNTVSWLIDGLVERVETDGIAEAAERIRLRDYMRTRLGKKNSALHGMFVYGARGELLISSDKRPAWHVTIGDRPYFAHHREHATREVHVGPPIVSRTDGEWEVTLSRRFDDRNGNFAGIVLATIPVSYFERYFRRFAVGKQGAMLLAMKDGTVVIGSRSGKDRVGTSVANSPLFEHMRQTGSARDTVMLATDFDGAERMISYRRLADYPVVVVAALAKDEILADWWTVTRQEAAAIVFMLATLYALGGWLLAHIRHKQQLEMRLRLAQADLEAKNAALDRMAHSDALTGLANRRSLDERLASEVGRAAREGGSVALVMIDVDFFKRYNDSLGHAAGDDCLRRVAAAIATAVHRPADLAARFGGEEFAIVLPDTDRAGARQVAEAARAAVGALALPHPANGKGIVTISAGVASFRPGPAESARLLVEAADAALYRAKEEGRDRVAD
- a CDS encoding LrgB family protein encodes the protein MFELAELRSFWVYLSASPLLGLTLTLCAYAVAQAIYARCKFSPLANPVAIAIAFVCAALWLSGMSYERYFAGAQFVHFLLGPATVALAVPLVRQLPRLRRAFAPLSVALLCGSVTAIASAVCITVALGGSAQLARSIGPKSATTPIAMAVSERLGGLPSLTAVLVIGTGIFGAVTARFLFGWMKIASHEVRGFALGVASHGIGTARAFQVSAEMGAFAGLGMGLNGVVTALLAPGLIPLLLRWLGV
- a CDS encoding CidA/LrgA family protein; the protein is MLVSFTILLLFQCLGEGIVYVLHLPIPGPVAGMLLLFGALVASPALLERIERDANELLRHLSLLFVPAGVGIVAAASSSSGHWLALLAGLAGSTLLTLAVTALVLRALMPKDRDV
- a CDS encoding LysR family transcriptional regulator: MELRELDLNLLLVFQEVFRERQISAAARRLRLTQSAVSNALARLRRATGDELFVRTATGMQPTPYAERMAEPVAAALSHLEQALAPAQAFDPAGSRRRFTIAMTDVGEVYFMPRLIELCGAVAPGVQIASVRVGTAVLRAEMEAGRIDLAIGAFDDAPGALYQRRLFRQEYVSLFRTGHPLAAEPLTMKRFTAARHLVVAALESPYDRINTALQKAGILASASFSVPHFSAAPYIVSTTDLVVTVPQKLAERAAAPFGLVYVKSPLRLAALQTNVFWHRRYNQDEGNRWLRTLVADAFGE